One segment of Osmerus mordax isolate fOsmMor3 chromosome 28, fOsmMor3.pri, whole genome shotgun sequence DNA contains the following:
- the LOC136938135 gene encoding muellerian-inhibiting factor-like, translated as MSYERLLSLQSLNEVPSPWRGLTLNRCLVLALLLVLVSTSSADEGVGVEGADQHTATSSLHPGAPRGDPGGPLEHMLSALREWWPHRGEQGGNEALVRFGVCPGSERGPVAALARLAGAGDRLHVMHPDTELVEEDGGGGGRLVLTFHLPLSPLLKQHPVLALASRIPMTTSDMEVSFNSPALQPPTQTLCLSSKTQYLVLTGQPSEGHKWRVSVTLKTPERESGQNLSELQRILIGGEAASGIIMTPLLLLPLDRATGEREPPEPCPFLCQIHSFLSEVLPQVPLQTFAPFPLASLPPLPLGPSSSEALILGLINSSGPTLFSFPQRRAVLRGQGGALLRGQGGALLRGQSGELSLTPSLLESLRLRLAEAVGRLGREELGFSGMDRLRRLQELSALPRPGEELPAGVGGSRERQFRALLLLKALHMVQGQREVKRGLRAARASPERSPPCQLHSLTVSLDRFFMDAIDIKNCEGSCHFPLLHNINNHVILLNSQVQGGRELVRSPCCVPLEYEPLVVVEVGLDNNGVTISRKENMVAKQCGCR; from the exons A tgtcGTACGAgcgtctcctgtctctccagagTCTGAATGAGGTTCCCAGCCCCTGGAGGGGGCTGACCCTGAACCGCTGCCTAGTTCTGGCCttgctgctggtgctggtcaGCACATCCTCTGCAGATGAGGGTGTGGGCGTAGAAGGTGCAGACCAGCATACAgccacctcctcactccacccTGGAGCCCCCAGAGGAGACCCTGGAGGCCCCCTGGAACACATGCTCTCAGCCTTACGGGAGTGGTGGCCCCAccgaggggagcagggggggaacgAGGCTCTGGTCCGGTTTGGAGTGTGCCCGGGGTCGGAGAGGGGGCCCGTCGCTGCCCTGGCGCGGCTGGCTGGTGCTGGGGACAGACTGCATGTCATGCACCCTGACACAG agctggtggaggaggatggaggagggggaggaaggctggtgttgacctttcacctccccctctctccgctcctGAAGCAGCATCCTGTCCTCGCCCTGGCCTCCAGAATTCCCATGACAACCTCAGACATGGAGGTCTCCTTCAACAGCCCTGCCCTCCAACCTCCTACACAG ACGCTGTGTCTATCATCGAAGACCCAGTACCTGGTTCTGACTGGACAGCCCTCAGAGGGCCACAAATGGAGAGTTTCTGTCACGTTGAAAACACCGGAAAGAGAATCAG ggcaAAATTTGTCTGAGCTACAAAGAATTCTGATTGGCGGAGAAGCAGCAAGTGGCATCATTATGACCCCTCTGCTGCTGTTACCATTGGATAGAGcgacaggagagag AGAGCCCCCGGAGCCATGCCCCTTCCTGTGTCAGATccacagcttcctgtctgaggtGCTCCCACAGGTGCCCCTCCAGACCTTCGCCCccttccccctggcctccttgccccccctccccctgggcccCTCCTCTAGTGAGGCTCTAATCCTCGGCCTCATCAACTCCTCTGGCCCCACACTGTTCTCCTTTCCCCAGAGGAGGGCAgtgctgagggggcaggggggggccctgctgagggggcaggggggggccctGCTGAGGGGCCAGAGTGGGGAGCTTTCCCTGACCCCCAGCTTGCTGGAGTCCCTGAGGCTGCGGCTGGCAGAGGCCGTGGGCCGGCTGGGGCGGGAGGAGCTGGGATTCAGCGGCATGGACAGGCTGCGCAGACTGCAGGAGCTCAGCGCCCTCCCCAGGCCAGGAGAGGAACTGCCGGCAG gTGTGGGTGGGTCCAGAGAGAGGCAGTTCCGGGCCCTGCTCCTGCTCAAGGCTCTGCACATGGTTCAGGGGCAGCGGGAGGTGAAGCGGGGCCTGCGTGCGGCGCGGGCATCCCCTGAGCGGAGCCCCCCCTGCCAGCTGCACAGCCTGACCGTGTCCCTGGACCGCTTCTTCATGGACGCCATCGACATCAAAAACTGTGAGGGCAGCTGCCACTTTCCCCTCCTGCATAACATCAACAACCATGTCATTCTGCTCAACAGCCAG GTGCAGGGAGGGCGGGAGCTGGTACGAAGCCCCTGCTGTGTGCCCCTGGAGTACGAGCccttggtggtggtggaggtggggctggacaACAACGGAGTCACCATCAGCAGGAAGGAAAACATGGTGGCCAAGCAGTGTGGCTGTCGCTAA